One Sandaracinaceae bacterium genomic window, GCGCATCTTCGCCGGACCCTGCTAGCAGGCTCAGCGCCCGAGCGCGGGGGGGCCGAGACCGTCGAAGAAGCCGATGCGGCGGAGGAAGCGTCCGATCTCGCGGAGGTACTCGCCCCGGTCGAGGTGGAGCAGGTGGCTGCCGGGGAACCAGTGGATCGGCCCGCGGCCCCAGTGGTCCCAGAGGAGGCGCGTGTGCTTGGGGGGCGCGAGCCGGTCTCCCACCCCGCCGATCACGAAGAGGCGCTCGCGCGACAGCTTGGGCGCGTAGGTCAGCGGGCAGCTCACCGCGAGGAGGTGGCGCGCGTCGGGCAGCGTCAGCCCATGCCGCTTCATCGCGTAGCGCACGATCGCGCCCATCGGCTCCCACTCGTGCACCAGGTCGGGCACGCTCGCGACGGGCACGTTGGCGATCGCGAACCGGAGCCGCGGCTCCACCGCCGCGAGCAGGCCGCTCGTGAAGCCGCCCAGCGAGACGCCGGTCACCCCGACCTCGCGCACGCCGAGCGTGTGCTGGAAGTGGTCGAGGAAGATGCGGAAGTCATAGACGCCCTGCGCGAACGCCTCGTTGATCCGGTTGATACCCCCCGCGAAGAAGCCGTGGCCGCTGAAGGGCGAGAAGCGTGGCTGCCGCTCGCCGTGGAAGGGCAGGGTGACGAGGCAGACGTCGAACCCCATCCGATACAGCCAGGGGAGCGCGAAGAACCACTCGTTGAGCAGGTAGAGGTCGGCGCTGAAGCCGTGGATGGCCATGATCGTCGGCCGCGGTCCACCCTCGTGACGCCAGTGCCGCGCCCGCGCGACGCGGTTCTCCCGATGGCGCAGGTAGCTGCCGCGCTCACGGGGGTTGGCCGGCACGAAGGGGCTCTCGAACGAGAGGTCGTTGCAGATCCCGTCCGGGGGTCGGAAGCGCGGGAAGCGCGCTCGCGCGGTCTTCACCTGCACGCCGCGGGGAGGGCTCTCGAAGAAGCGCGTCGCGTCGCCGCTCTCCGCCATCGGCCCGTAGAACGAGCGGTCGGCCAGCGCCTGCTTCAGCTTCTCGGGCCCGTAGCCGAGCGGCATCGCGGTGACGCCGACGAGGCACGCGCCGAGGGTGCGCAGGACCACGTCGGTGGCCGCGGTGGCGCGGACCTGGAGCCGATCCCGGAGCGCGAGCCGGAAGGGCTCCGAGAGCTCCGGGAAGTCGGGCGCCAGGTGCTCCCACCAGTGATCCCCTTCGGGGAGGAGGACGGGCTCGTCGACGCAGGTGTCGTGAGCGATGCGTGAAACGACCGACGCGAGGGACATCCGCCACGCAGGATAGCGCACCTGGGCCGCTCGAGGCATCGACAGTACCCCGATTCGGGGGCGTACGCGCGCGGGTGGATCCATTCAGCCATGCGACGGCCTGCCGTATCGAAAATAGGGTGAAGCTCGTGACCGAGGCGGAACACACTCGGACCGGCGTCCTGCGCGCCTGGGTCGTGCCCAGCCTCGCCGTCGCCGTCGCCTACTTCGTGATCGCCCGCGCGAGCCTCCTGCTGGCCATCCCTCCGGGCTTCGCGGCGCCGATCTGGCCGGCGGCCGGGGTCGCGGTCATCGCGCTGCTGCGCTGGCCGCGCGCGTGGCCGGGCATCCTCGTCGGGTCGATCGCCGCGAACGTGCAGGCGATCGGGGAGCCGGCGTCCCAGGCCGCCATCGGCATCGGCGTGGGCGCGACCCTCCAGGCCGCGCTCGGCGCGCACCTCGTCCGCCGCTGGGTCGGCTGGCCGTCCACGCTCGAGTCCCCGAAGCAGATCCTCCTCTTCTTCGCCGCGATCGGGCCCGCGGCCGAGCTGGTCAACGCGACCCTCGGTCCGCTCTCGCTCTACGTCACCGGGCTCGTCCCCGCCGATCGCCTGCCGCTGACCATGTCGGTCTGGTGGGTCGGTGACACGCTGGGCGCGGTCGCGGCCGCGCCGGTGCTCCTCGCCGTGCTGGGCCGATCGCAGGCGCGCTGGCGCCGCGCCGCGACCTCGCTCGCGCTCCCGGTAGGGGTCGTCCTGTCGCTCGTCACGCTCGCCTACCTCGGCGCCAGCTGGAGCGAGCGGGCGAGCGAGCAGGCGCGCCTGGACCGCGAGGTCCAGCAGCGCGCGGACGTGCTCGAGCGCGAGGTGGCCGGCTACGTCGAGGCGGTCCACGCGGTGGCCCTCCTCCACGGCGCGCGGCGCGAGGGCCTCTCCGAGGAGGAGCTGCTCGCGTTCGCGCGCGGGCTCCGCGAGCGACACCCCGCCATCTTCGCCGTCGAGTGGGTCCCCCGGGTCGAGGCGCGGGAGCGCCCGGCGTTCGAGCGCGAGCTCGCCGCGCGCTACCCCGGCTTCGATTCGATCACGGAGCGGGACGGCGACGCGCGCGTCTCCGCGGCCTCCCGGTCCTTCTACTACCCCGTCGCGCTGGTCGAGCCCCTGGCGCCCAACGCCTCGGCCATCGGCTTCGACCTCGCCAGCCACCCCGACCGGCTCCGCGCGATCCGGCGCGCCCTCGATCGCGGGCAGCCCACGCTCAGCGCGCCCGTCACCCTGGTGCAGGAGACCGAAGGGGGCCGCGCGGTCCTGCTCTTCGTGCCCGTCGAGCGGCGGGGCCTGCTCATCGCGGTCCTCCGCATGAGCGATCTGTTGGCCGCGGTGCTGCCCGCGTCGCGCGATCGCCGCGCCGTGGAGCTCACCGACGTGGCGGCCGGGCAGGGCCTCCACGCCGACGCCGACGCCGACGCTGAGGCCGACGGCATGGTCTTGCGCTCCGCCGTCACGATGACGGCGGTCGATCGACAGTGGCAGCTCACGGTGTCGACCGCGATCGCGCCCGTGCTCGTGACGTGGGAGCCATGGGCGGTGCTCGTGGCCGGTGGGCTCCTGACGTGGTTGCTCGCGGTCCTCCTGCTCGTGGTGACCGGTCAGACCGCGCGGGTCGCGCGGCTGGTGGAGGAGCGGACCGCGAAGCTCGCGGCGAGCGAGTCCCGGGTCCGCACCATCGTCGATCACGTCTTCGACGGAGTCCTCAGCGTCGACGAGGACGGAGTGGTCGCGGCCATGAATCCCGCCGCCGTGCGCATGTTCGGCGACCAGGTCGGAGAGCCTTTCCCTTCGCTCTTCACCGACGCGCCCGAGCGCCCCGATGGCGGCCCCTCCCTCCTCGAGCTGGAGGGCCTCCGGTCGGATGGACAGACCTTCCCCCTCGAGCTGGCGCTCCCCGCGCCCTCCCCCGAGCGAGGCGGACACGCCACGGCGACCGTGCACGACCTGACCGAGCGCAAGCGCGTGGACCGCCTCAAGGACGAGTTCCTCTCGACGGTCAGTCACGAGCTGCGCACCCCGCTGACCTCCATCCGGGGCGCGCTCGGGATCACGCTGGGCACGATGACGGCCACGCTGCCGAAGCGCGCGACGGACCTGCTCGCGCTCGCCGACCGCAACGCGCACCGCCTCACCGCGCTGGTCGACGATCTCCTGGACCTGGGTCGCGCGTCGGCCGGGAGCCTCGAGATCATCCAGCAGCGCGTGTCGATGTCGGCCCTGGTGGCGGACGCGGTCGACGGCGTCCGCACCTACGCCTCCGAGCGCGAGGTCGGGGTCGCGGTCGAGGCTCACTGGGAGGGGGACCTGTGGGTCGACCCGCAGCGCATGGTGCAGGTGCTCTCGAACCTCCTCTCCAACGCGCTCAAGTTCTCGCCCGAGGGCGGCGAGGTGCGGCTGGTCGCCCTGGAGCAGGGCGAGCGGGTGCGCTTCGAGGTGCACGATCGCGGGCCGGGCGTGGCGCCAGAGCACCGCGAGCGGATCTTCGATCGGTTCCACCAGGCCGACGCGTCGGACACGCGCGCCGTCGGCGGGAGCGGCCTCGGGCTGGCCATCGCCAAGGAGATCGTCGAGCGCTCGGGCGGGAGCATCGGCGTCGCGGATCGCGAGGGCGGCGGGGCGGTGTTCTGGGTCGAGCTCCGACGGCCACGGCGCGAAGCGGCGGCGTGAGCCCTCAGTCGCGCGCGAGGAGCTGGATGACTCGCTCGACGAGCTCGCTCGGGCGATAGGGCTTCGGCAGGAAATCGGTGCGGGGGCCGAGCGCCTCGTCGAGCGCGCGCTCCGCGTAGCCCGAGACGAAGAGGATCGGGAGCGGCGGCCCGAGCTGCTCTCGCAGCGCGCGGGCCAGCGCCGCGCCGCGGATCCCGGGCATGACCACGTCCGAGACGACGACCTCCGGGCGAAGCCCCGCTTCGACCAGCTCCAGCGCTTCCCCGCCCGAGCCCGCGCTCGTCACCGAGAAGCCGGCGCCGGTCAGGATGCGCTCCGTCGCGGCGCGGATCTGTGGGTGGTCCTCGATGACGAGCGCCGAGCGCCCGCGCGGCGGCTCCGTCGGCGCCGCCGAGGGTGCGGGCGGCGGCGCGCTCCGGGGTGGAGGATCGACGCGCGGCCACCAGACGTCGAAGCGGGTCCCCTTTCCCTCTCTGGAGCTGACGTCGATGGCGCCCCCTGCCGCGGTGACGACCGCGTAGACGGTGGCGAGCCCCACCCCGTGACCTCCATCCTTGGTGGTGAAGAACGGCTCGAAGATCCGTTGCCGCGCCTCGCTCGGGATGCCCCGGCCTTCGTCGCTCACCGAGAGCACGACGTGAGGGCCGGGCTCGAGCGGCGGGCGCTGGCGCGCGAATGCCTCGTCCACGTCGGTCACGCGGATCGCGACCTCGACGCGCCCCCCGTCGGGCATGGCCTCGCGCGCGTTGATGACCAGGTTGGACAGCACCTGCTCGGCCCGCGTGGGCTCGACCCTCACCGTGGCCGGCTCGGCGCAGCGCCTCGAGATCACCTCCACCGCTCCGCCCGCGACCTCGTCGAGCATGCGCTGCGCGCCCGTGAGCATCGCGCGCAGATCGATGGGCACCTCGGGCCTGCGGTCGCGGAGATCGAAGCCGCGCAGCTGCCGGGCGAGCTGGGCAGCCCGTTCGGCCATGTTCACGACGACCTCGACGTCCTCACGGCGCGGGTCG contains:
- a CDS encoding ATP-binding protein: MSEPLSREALIAEIQEARRRLGEPPLGADAGVSGRNVDAIVDLAGKLGLKAAELQEDLDFDLQRARRAQAWIPWSSFNALLERIRALAGDEGTRRLGALALESPLFRAVGIAAGAFVSEQALFAWVTRFVWRPDGLYFRGIDARLDTLGARDMRVSWRGREHVKLSRAFALAMTGIAAELPRLVGAPPAEITLEADGPDEVVVQVRLAERRRGRIARILRDLGSRRASDELRALYTELVETNQLLQEKLEAIEASRAARRELELKLEQRRRMEMLGRFAATIRHDFNNLLTVILNHAGFIALSLEDDDPRREDVEVVVNMAERAAQLARQLRGFDLRDRRPEVPIDLRAMLTGAQRMLDEVAGGAVEVISRRCAEPATVRVEPTRAEQVLSNLVINAREAMPDGGRVEVAIRVTDVDEAFARQRPPLEPGPHVVLSVSDEGRGIPSEARQRIFEPFFTTKDGGHGVGLATVYAVVTAAGGAIDVSSREGKGTRFDVWWPRVDPPPRSAPPPAPSAAPTEPPRGRSALVIEDHPQIRAATERILTGAGFSVTSAGSGGEALELVEAGLRPEVVVSDVVMPGIRGAALARALREQLGPPLPILFVSGYAERALDEALGPRTDFLPKPYRPSELVERVIQLLARD
- a CDS encoding CHASE domain-containing protein — encoded protein: MKLVTEAEHTRTGVLRAWVVPSLAVAVAYFVIARASLLLAIPPGFAAPIWPAAGVAVIALLRWPRAWPGILVGSIAANVQAIGEPASQAAIGIGVGATLQAALGAHLVRRWVGWPSTLESPKQILLFFAAIGPAAELVNATLGPLSLYVTGLVPADRLPLTMSVWWVGDTLGAVAAAPVLLAVLGRSQARWRRAATSLALPVGVVLSLVTLAYLGASWSERASEQARLDREVQQRADVLEREVAGYVEAVHAVALLHGARREGLSEEELLAFARGLRERHPAIFAVEWVPRVEARERPAFERELAARYPGFDSITERDGDARVSAASRSFYYPVALVEPLAPNASAIGFDLASHPDRLRAIRRALDRGQPTLSAPVTLVQETEGGRAVLLFVPVERRGLLIAVLRMSDLLAAVLPASRDRRAVELTDVAAGQGLHADADADAEADGMVLRSAVTMTAVDRQWQLTVSTAIAPVLVTWEPWAVLVAGGLLTWLLAVLLLVVTGQTARVARLVEERTAKLAASESRVRTIVDHVFDGVLSVDEDGVVAAMNPAAVRMFGDQVGEPFPSLFTDAPERPDGGPSLLELEGLRSDGQTFPLELALPAPSPERGGHATATVHDLTERKRVDRLKDEFLSTVSHELRTPLTSIRGALGITLGTMTATLPKRATDLLALADRNAHRLTALVDDLLDLGRASAGSLEIIQQRVSMSALVADAVDGVRTYASEREVGVAVEAHWEGDLWVDPQRMVQVLSNLLSNALKFSPEGGEVRLVALEQGERVRFEVHDRGPGVAPEHRERIFDRFHQADASDTRAVGGSGLGLAIAKEIVERSGGSIGVADREGGGAVFWVELRRPRREAAA